Proteins encoded within one genomic window of Jiangella mangrovi:
- a CDS encoding TMEM165/GDT1 family protein, giving the protein MADLWAAFLVSFGVIFVAELGDKSQLMALTFATRYKAWHVILGITIATTVVHLASVAIGFGLGEALPTGWINIVAAVAFFGFAAWTWRGDTLTDDEKSKAERATRAAVIAVGTAFFLAELGDKTMLATITLAADHDWLGVWLGSTVGMVAADALAIVVGRYLGQRLPERLIQYGAAALFVLFGIWLLIEGIAELT; this is encoded by the coding sequence ATGGCCGACCTGTGGGCCGCGTTCCTCGTGAGCTTCGGCGTGATCTTCGTGGCCGAGCTCGGCGACAAGTCCCAGCTGATGGCGTTGACGTTCGCCACGCGCTACAAGGCGTGGCACGTCATCCTCGGCATCACCATCGCGACCACCGTCGTGCACCTGGCGTCGGTCGCGATCGGGTTCGGACTGGGCGAGGCGCTCCCCACCGGCTGGATCAACATCGTCGCGGCCGTCGCGTTCTTCGGCTTCGCCGCGTGGACCTGGCGCGGCGACACCCTGACCGACGACGAGAAGAGCAAGGCCGAGCGAGCCACCCGGGCCGCCGTCATCGCCGTCGGCACCGCGTTCTTCCTGGCCGAGCTCGGCGACAAGACCATGCTCGCCACCATCACGCTGGCCGCCGACCACGACTGGCTCGGCGTCTGGCTCGGCTCGACGGTCGGCATGGTCGCCGCGGACGCGCTGGCCATCGTCGTCGGCCGGTACCTCGGTCAGCGGCTGCCGGAGCGGCTCATCCAGTACGGCGCCGCCGCGCTGTTCGTGCTGTTCGGCATCTGGCTGCTGATCGAGGGGATCGCGGAGCTCACCTGA
- a CDS encoding metalloregulator ArsR/SmtB family transcription factor has translation MHAFDVLGDPVRRRILELLADGELTSGAVTSVIQQEFGISQPAVSQHLKVLRESGFATVRPDGARRLYAVSSEPLRDVDAWLDRFRRFWTPPLDALATELARGKRERRLQQQAGQDPSHPADQENTP, from the coding sequence GTGCATGCCTTCGACGTGCTCGGCGACCCGGTTCGCCGGCGGATCCTGGAGCTGCTCGCCGACGGCGAGCTGACCTCCGGCGCCGTCACGTCGGTCATCCAGCAGGAGTTCGGCATCTCCCAGCCGGCCGTCTCGCAGCACCTCAAGGTGCTGCGCGAGTCCGGGTTCGCGACGGTGCGGCCCGACGGCGCGCGCCGGCTGTACGCCGTCAGCTCCGAACCGCTGCGTGACGTCGACGCGTGGCTGGACCGGTTCCGGAGGTTCTGGACGCCGCCGCTGGACGCACTGGCCACCGAGCTGGCCAGGGGCAAGCGCGAACGCCGGCTGCAGCAGCAGGCCGGCCAGGACCCATCGCACCCCGCGGATCAGGAGAACACCCCATGA
- a CDS encoding glycerophosphodiester phosphodiesterase, giving the protein MNRLTGLAAAGAVAAVLLPTTMTAAGAPAVPAAEQNPWLERRVLNIAHQGGEIEAPSDTLYAFETALDKGADVLELDVHATADGELVVLHDTTVDRTTNGTGRVDRLTLAQIRALDAAYWFVPGCGTCHDQDAAAYTLRGVATGDRPAPPGYTAEDFRIPTVREVLEAFPGVLINVEIKRTRPETTPYERTMADLLAEFGRGTDTVVASFSDSAVTRFKLYNREVSTSPGTTQATAFWLNTLGPLTGITLHGHHALQVPPSQSGIPVVTADFVADAHRRGLAVHVWTINDRAEMERLIDLGVDGIMTDRPTLLEDVLQDRGIAVG; this is encoded by the coding sequence ATGAACAGGCTCACCGGTCTCGCTGCCGCCGGCGCCGTCGCCGCGGTCCTGCTCCCGACGACCATGACGGCGGCCGGCGCGCCTGCCGTCCCCGCCGCGGAGCAGAACCCGTGGCTGGAACGCCGTGTCCTCAACATCGCGCACCAGGGCGGCGAGATCGAGGCGCCGTCGGACACCCTCTACGCATTCGAGACGGCGCTCGACAAGGGCGCCGACGTGCTCGAGCTCGACGTGCACGCCACGGCCGACGGCGAGCTGGTCGTCCTGCACGACACCACCGTCGACCGCACCACGAACGGCACGGGCCGGGTCGACCGGCTGACGCTGGCGCAGATCCGCGCGCTCGACGCGGCGTACTGGTTCGTGCCCGGCTGCGGGACGTGCCACGACCAGGACGCGGCCGCGTACACCCTTCGCGGCGTCGCGACCGGCGACCGGCCGGCCCCGCCCGGCTACACCGCCGAGGACTTCCGCATCCCGACGGTGCGCGAGGTGCTCGAGGCGTTCCCCGGCGTGCTCATCAACGTCGAGATCAAGCGCACCCGGCCCGAGACCACGCCGTACGAGCGCACCATGGCAGACCTCCTCGCCGAGTTCGGCCGCGGCACCGACACCGTCGTCGCCTCGTTCTCCGACAGCGCGGTCACCCGGTTCAAGCTGTACAACCGCGAGGTCAGCACGTCGCCGGGCACCACGCAGGCCACGGCGTTCTGGCTGAACACGCTCGGCCCACTGACCGGCATCACGCTGCACGGCCACCACGCGCTGCAGGTGCCGCCGTCGCAGTCGGGCATCCCGGTGGTCACCGCGGACTTCGTCGCCGACGCGCACCGCCGCGGCCTCGCCGTCCACGTGTGGACCATCAACGACCGCGCCGAGATGGAGCGGCTCATCGACCTCGGCGTCGACGGCATCATGACCGACCGGCCGACGCTGCTCGAGGACGTGCTCCAGGACCGCGGGATCGCCGTCGGCTGA
- a CDS encoding phospholipid carrier-dependent glycosyltransferase: MTQTVDAPEASVTARSAAAIRARLVRPMPTDRVWGWIGPLLVGVVAAVLRLVDLGRPNKIIFDETYYAKDAYSQLLFGYSRKFTEDANERILNGDLDVFLNEPSFVVHPPVGKFLIGQGIRVFGMDPFGWRIAVALCGILTVVLVARIGRRMFRSTLLGCVAGLLLAVDGLSIVMSRTAVLDGILTMFIVAAFGCLLVDRDSMRAKYADWAEARLARGLTEPGDGPLFWWRPWRLAAGLMLGLACGTKWSGLYALAVFGLMTVLWEVGARRAAELQSPVLNSMLRDGPVAFLTMVGTAVVVYVGSWWGWIFSENGYGRQWATEHAPSAFGSLFPSWARSLWHYHDDMLRFHRDLDTPHDYMSKPWEWLYLGRPVSFDYEGYDLGQGGCQVERCSQAVLALGTPPLWWGALAAILVCLWWWFFRRDWRAGAVLAGFTATWVPWMFFTTSWLPWFSGTDRTIFYFYAVALAPFLVLAVTFVLGLIIGPPDASPRRRAIGVAVAGGYVLIVIAVAAWFYPIHVDQLIPYDDWRARMWFDSWI, encoded by the coding sequence GTGACCCAGACGGTTGACGCCCCCGAGGCATCCGTGACGGCGAGGTCCGCGGCCGCGATCCGCGCCCGCCTCGTCCGGCCGATGCCCACCGACCGCGTCTGGGGCTGGATCGGCCCGCTGCTGGTCGGAGTGGTCGCGGCGGTGCTGCGGCTGGTCGACCTCGGCCGCCCCAACAAGATCATCTTCGACGAGACGTACTACGCCAAGGACGCCTACTCGCAGCTGCTGTTCGGCTACTCGCGCAAGTTCACCGAAGACGCGAACGAACGCATTCTCAACGGCGACCTCGACGTCTTCCTCAACGAGCCGTCGTTCGTCGTGCACCCGCCGGTCGGCAAGTTCCTCATCGGCCAGGGCATCCGGGTGTTCGGCATGGACCCGTTCGGCTGGCGCATCGCGGTGGCCCTGTGCGGCATCCTGACGGTGGTCCTGGTCGCGCGCATCGGCCGGCGGATGTTCCGGTCGACGCTGCTGGGCTGCGTCGCCGGCCTGCTGCTCGCCGTCGACGGCCTGTCCATCGTCATGAGCCGGACGGCGGTGCTCGACGGCATCCTGACGATGTTCATCGTGGCGGCGTTCGGCTGCCTGCTCGTCGACCGCGACTCGATGCGGGCCAAGTACGCCGACTGGGCCGAGGCGCGCCTCGCCCGCGGCCTGACCGAGCCCGGCGACGGTCCGCTGTTCTGGTGGCGGCCGTGGCGGCTGGCGGCGGGCCTCATGCTCGGCCTGGCCTGCGGCACCAAGTGGAGCGGGCTGTACGCCCTCGCCGTCTTCGGGCTCATGACGGTGCTGTGGGAGGTCGGCGCCCGGCGCGCGGCCGAGCTGCAGAGCCCGGTGCTGAACTCGATGCTGCGCGACGGCCCGGTGGCCTTCCTGACCATGGTCGGCACGGCCGTCGTCGTGTACGTCGGGTCATGGTGGGGCTGGATCTTCTCCGAGAACGGCTACGGCCGGCAGTGGGCGACGGAGCACGCGCCGTCCGCGTTCGGCTCACTGTTCCCGAGCTGGGCCCGCAGCCTCTGGCACTACCACGACGACATGCTGCGGTTCCATCGCGACCTCGACACCCCGCACGACTACATGTCCAAGCCGTGGGAGTGGCTCTACCTCGGCCGGCCGGTCTCGTTCGACTACGAGGGCTATGACCTCGGGCAGGGCGGCTGCCAGGTCGAACGCTGCAGCCAGGCGGTGCTCGCGCTGGGCACGCCGCCGTTGTGGTGGGGGGCCCTCGCGGCGATCCTGGTGTGCCTGTGGTGGTGGTTCTTCCGCCGCGACTGGCGGGCCGGTGCCGTCCTGGCCGGCTTCACCGCCACCTGGGTGCCGTGGATGTTCTTCACGACCAGCTGGCTGCCGTGGTTCTCCGGCACCGACCGGACGATCTTCTACTTCTACGCCGTCGCCCTCGCGCCGTTCCTGGTGCTGGCCGTGACGTTCGTGCTGGGCCTGATCATCGGGCCACCCGACGCCTCACCACGGCGGCGGGCGATCGGTGTCGCCGTCGCCGGCGGATACGTGCTCATCGTCATCGCGGTGGCCGCCTGGTTCTACCCCATCCATGTCGACCAGCTGATCCCGTACGACGACTGGCGGGCCCGCATGTGGTTCGACAGCTGGATCTGA
- a CDS encoding SRPBCC family protein: MIDVAQQINSVRRQVGSRTIEPGEARTVVLIQTYSAAVDDVWDAVTNQERIPRWFSPVSGELKLGGRYQVEGNAGGTVERCDPPKSFAATWEFNGQTSWIEVRLAPDGDERTRLELEHIALVTDDGLAFWDLYGPGAVGLGWDLALIGLTLHLTSGGEQVDPKAVEAWTVSDEGKDFISSASEKWRDANVESGFASAEGAQAAADRTTAFYTGTEAPAEG, from the coding sequence ATGATCGACGTCGCCCAGCAGATCAACTCCGTGCGCCGCCAGGTCGGCTCGCGCACCATCGAGCCCGGCGAGGCACGCACCGTCGTGCTCATCCAGACCTACTCCGCCGCCGTCGACGACGTGTGGGACGCCGTGACCAACCAGGAGCGGATCCCGCGCTGGTTCTCGCCGGTCAGCGGCGAGTTGAAGCTCGGCGGCCGGTACCAGGTCGAGGGCAACGCCGGCGGCACCGTCGAGCGCTGCGACCCGCCCAAGAGCTTCGCGGCCACGTGGGAGTTCAACGGTCAGACCAGCTGGATCGAGGTCCGGCTCGCCCCCGACGGTGACGAGCGGACCCGGCTCGAGCTCGAGCACATCGCCCTGGTCACCGACGACGGCCTCGCGTTCTGGGACCTCTACGGCCCCGGCGCCGTCGGCCTCGGCTGGGACCTCGCGCTGATCGGGCTGACGCTGCACCTCACCTCGGGCGGCGAGCAGGTCGACCCCAAGGCGGTCGAGGCCTGGACCGTGTCCGACGAGGGCAAGGACTTCATCTCGTCGGCCAGCGAGAAGTGGCGCGATGCGAACGTGGAGTCCGGCTTCGCCAGTGCCGAAGGCGCCCAGGCCGCCGCCGACCGGACGACCGCCTTCTACACCGGCACCGAGGCCCCCGCGGAGGGCTGA
- a CDS encoding VOC family protein: MATYPSVLQTVLDTTDARAAAEFYRQLLGYVYRPGHETTDPAGDDWLVLLDEPGGERRLAFQQVDQLTPSTWPDAAVPQQLHLDMTVPSLEELLAQHDRVLALGGRMIFDRLDDPDEPLRVYADLDGHPFCIFVG, translated from the coding sequence ATGGCGACGTATCCCAGCGTGTTGCAGACCGTCCTCGACACCACCGACGCCCGCGCCGCCGCGGAGTTCTACCGGCAGTTGCTGGGCTACGTGTACCGGCCCGGCCACGAGACCACCGACCCCGCCGGCGACGACTGGCTGGTCCTACTCGACGAGCCTGGCGGCGAGCGACGGCTGGCGTTCCAGCAGGTCGACCAGCTGACGCCGTCGACCTGGCCGGACGCCGCCGTCCCGCAGCAGCTGCACCTCGACATGACGGTGCCGTCGCTCGAGGAGCTGCTGGCCCAGCACGACCGCGTGCTCGCGCTGGGCGGGCGCATGATCTTCGACCGCCTCGACGACCCCGACGAGCCGCTGCGCGTCTATGCCGACCTCGACGGCCACCCGTTCTGCATCTTCGTGGGCTGA
- a CDS encoding MFS transporter, with the protein MNTEARRIQGVYITLMLGNTLAASFIWGINTLFLLDAGLSNLEAFAANAFFTAGMVLFEVPTGVVADTVGRRASYMLGTLTLAASTALYYLMWQISAPFWAWALVSVLIGLGFTFFSGAVEAWLVDALHFAGYDGSLETVFGRGQMVSGVAMLGGSVAGGVIAQATDLGVPFLIRVAVLLAMFVVAGLLMRDLGFTPDRSSGTAKAVRGIWTASIEHGLKNPPVRWVMLAAPFASGVGIYTFYALQPYLLELYGDPDAYSVAGLAAAVVAGAQVVGGYAAPYARKMFRKRTTALILGTVLSAVILGLLSITEVFWVALLLLVLWALIFAAETPIRQAYLNDMIPSKQRATVLSFDSLMGNTGGVVIQPILGRAADVYSYGTSLAIGAVFQVLAAPFLVGSRRQNSPADVAVTVPASPVADTVEGASPRPSSEEK; encoded by the coding sequence ATGAACACCGAGGCCCGCCGCATTCAGGGCGTCTACATCACGCTGATGCTCGGCAACACGCTCGCGGCGTCGTTCATCTGGGGCATCAACACGCTGTTCCTGCTCGACGCCGGGCTGAGCAACCTCGAGGCGTTCGCCGCCAACGCGTTCTTCACCGCCGGCATGGTGCTCTTCGAGGTCCCGACGGGGGTCGTGGCGGACACCGTCGGGCGGCGGGCGTCGTACATGCTCGGCACCCTGACGCTGGCCGCGTCGACGGCACTCTACTACCTGATGTGGCAGATCAGCGCGCCGTTCTGGGCGTGGGCGCTGGTGTCGGTCCTGATCGGCCTCGGGTTCACGTTCTTCTCCGGCGCGGTCGAGGCCTGGCTGGTCGACGCGCTGCACTTCGCCGGCTACGACGGCAGCCTCGAGACGGTGTTCGGCCGCGGCCAGATGGTGTCCGGCGTGGCGATGCTGGGCGGGTCGGTGGCCGGCGGCGTCATCGCGCAGGCGACGGACCTGGGCGTGCCGTTCCTGATCCGGGTCGCCGTCCTGCTCGCGATGTTCGTGGTGGCGGGGCTGCTCATGCGCGACCTCGGGTTCACGCCGGACCGCTCGTCGGGGACGGCGAAGGCGGTGCGCGGCATCTGGACGGCGTCGATCGAGCACGGCCTGAAGAACCCGCCGGTGCGCTGGGTCATGCTGGCCGCGCCGTTCGCGTCGGGCGTCGGCATCTACACGTTCTACGCGCTGCAGCCGTACCTGCTGGAGCTCTACGGCGACCCCGACGCCTACTCCGTCGCGGGCCTCGCCGCCGCCGTCGTCGCCGGAGCCCAGGTGGTCGGCGGGTACGCGGCGCCGTACGCCCGCAAGATGTTCCGCAAGCGGACGACGGCGCTCATCCTGGGGACGGTGCTCAGTGCCGTCATCCTCGGGCTGCTGAGCATCACCGAAGTGTTCTGGGTCGCGCTGCTCCTGCTGGTGCTCTGGGCGCTGATCTTCGCCGCCGAGACGCCGATCCGGCAGGCGTACCTCAACGACATGATCCCGTCGAAGCAGCGGGCGACGGTGCTCTCGTTCGACTCGCTCATGGGCAACACCGGCGGGGTCGTCATCCAACCGATCCTGGGCCGTGCGGCCGACGTGTACAGCTACGGCACGTCGCTGGCCATCGGCGCGGTGTTCCAGGTGCTGGCCGCGCCGTTCCTGGTCGGCAGCCGGCGGCAGAACTCGCCCGCCGACGTCGCGGTCACCGTGCCCGCGTCGCCGGTGGCGGACACTGTGGAGGGCGCGTCGCCGCGGCCGTCGAGCGAAGAGAAGTAG
- a CDS encoding right-handed parallel beta-helix repeat-containing protein — MATVFVPVAAHAAPNCGAVVTTNTTVTANLTDCPGDGLIIGAHNITLNLNGRTIDGVGLGVGVRNNGFDNVTIRNGTITGFDHGVALNPGTVGNLVTALTVRGNEVAGIQLSNADTNNRVISNTVELQSQRGIAVLGDSNGNVVRSNTVRNNADGIHVENSLSNLVELNNVSASSDQSVEILGGRSNTLRQNTITTGGDGAIGLTSTTLNVVDNNTVTGSGDTGIELMTAPSNQVINNRVSGSSDSGILLTSSNGNTVRSNNLNVSGPNAAGVELVSSNSNTVQSNAANSQLSHGIELQNSASNRLLSNTANSNNSSGIYVSGSAGVAANLLEANTASSNEGDGIHVANAGNTLRRNIARLNGGWGIYAVAGTTDGGGNRASGNDEAAQCSGVVCTA; from the coding sequence ATGGCGACGGTGTTCGTCCCGGTTGCCGCACACGCGGCTCCCAACTGCGGCGCCGTCGTCACCACCAACACCACCGTGACGGCCAACCTCACCGACTGCCCCGGCGACGGCCTGATCATCGGGGCGCACAACATCACCCTCAACCTGAACGGCCGCACCATCGACGGCGTCGGGCTGGGGGTGGGCGTGCGCAACAACGGCTTCGACAACGTCACCATCCGCAACGGCACGATCACCGGCTTCGACCACGGCGTCGCGCTCAACCCGGGCACCGTCGGCAACCTGGTGACGGCGCTGACCGTGCGCGGCAACGAGGTCGCCGGCATCCAGCTGTCCAACGCCGACACCAACAACCGCGTCATCAGCAACACCGTCGAGCTGCAGTCGCAGCGCGGCATCGCGGTCCTGGGCGACTCCAACGGCAACGTCGTGCGCAGCAACACCGTCCGCAACAACGCCGACGGCATCCACGTCGAGAACTCGCTGAGCAACCTCGTCGAGCTCAACAACGTCAGCGCCAGCAGCGACCAGAGCGTCGAGATCCTCGGCGGGCGCAGCAACACGCTGCGGCAGAACACGATCACGACCGGCGGCGACGGCGCCATCGGCCTGACCAGCACGACGCTGAACGTCGTCGACAACAACACCGTCACCGGCAGCGGCGACACCGGCATCGAGCTGATGACCGCGCCGAGCAACCAGGTCATCAACAACCGGGTCTCCGGCAGCAGCGACTCCGGGATCCTGCTCACGTCGTCGAACGGCAACACCGTCCGCTCGAACAACCTCAACGTCAGCGGGCCCAACGCGGCCGGCGTCGAGCTGGTGTCGTCGAACTCGAACACCGTCCAGTCCAACGCGGCGAACTCGCAGCTCAGCCACGGCATCGAGCTGCAGAACTCGGCGTCGAACCGGCTGCTGAGCAACACCGCGAACAGCAACAACAGCTCCGGCATCTACGTCTCCGGGTCCGCGGGCGTCGCGGCGAACCTGCTGGAGGCCAACACCGCGAGCAGCAACGAGGGCGACGGCATCCACGTCGCCAACGCCGGCAACACGCTGCGCCGCAACATCGCCCGGCTGAACGGCGGCTGGGGCATCTACGCGGTCGCCGGCACCACCGACGGCGGCGGCAACCGGGCCAGCGGCAACGACGAGGCGGCCCAGTGCTCCGGGGTGGTCTGCACGGCCTGA
- a CDS encoding MFS transporter codes for MTTVAEAGAAVRWRGGYGRLWTAAVLSRFGDAVRNVALPLVAVGLTTSPFVLSLVSTAGYLPWLVFGLLGGALADRVDRRRAMWMVDVARGALVAAFAVALALGHAHIAVLAILAFALTTLQTLFDNAATAILPGIVPRDALPSANARLMTGQALAGTFLGAPAAGLLVGAGVALPFAVDAATYLVAAALIASLPRQAAPKVTTAQGSTLRADIAEGVRRLWRDRLLRGGCLANLLGNLVIGGLQAVLVLIITRWAGASDVVFGLVLAAYGAGGVVGGLVATRIGRWVGGGARAMVLALAAQAGCLVVIGGVAHPAATAAALAVFGVAGMVINVHLVTLTQQRTPDELLGRVSSAQRTLGTVGAPAGALVFGALAEATEVNVPALVGAAVMAVSALVVLHATRADPTTPSTTP; via the coding sequence ATGACGACGGTGGCGGAGGCGGGCGCGGCGGTGCGCTGGCGAGGCGGGTACGGGCGATTGTGGACGGCGGCGGTGCTGTCGCGGTTCGGCGACGCCGTGCGCAATGTCGCTCTGCCGCTGGTCGCCGTGGGCCTGACGACGTCGCCGTTCGTGCTGTCGCTGGTGTCGACGGCCGGGTACCTGCCGTGGCTGGTCTTCGGGCTGCTCGGCGGCGCGCTGGCCGACCGCGTCGACCGCCGCCGGGCCATGTGGATGGTCGACGTTGCGCGGGGAGCGCTGGTGGCGGCGTTCGCGGTCGCCCTGGCGCTCGGCCACGCGCACATCGCGGTGCTGGCGATCCTCGCGTTCGCGCTCACCACGCTGCAGACCCTGTTCGACAACGCGGCCACGGCCATCCTCCCGGGGATCGTGCCGCGCGACGCCCTGCCCTCGGCCAACGCGCGGCTCATGACCGGGCAGGCGCTGGCAGGAACGTTCCTCGGCGCGCCGGCGGCCGGGCTCCTGGTCGGTGCGGGCGTGGCGCTGCCGTTCGCCGTCGACGCCGCGACGTACCTGGTCGCGGCCGCGCTGATCGCCTCGCTGCCACGGCAGGCGGCACCCAAGGTGACGACGGCGCAGGGCAGCACGCTGCGCGCCGACATCGCCGAGGGCGTCCGCCGGCTCTGGCGCGACCGGCTCCTGCGCGGCGGCTGCCTGGCGAACCTGCTCGGCAACCTGGTCATCGGCGGGCTGCAGGCGGTGCTGGTGCTCATCATCACGCGCTGGGCCGGCGCCTCCGACGTCGTGTTCGGGCTGGTCCTCGCCGCGTACGGCGCCGGCGGGGTGGTGGGTGGACTGGTCGCGACGCGCATCGGCCGATGGGTCGGCGGCGGAGCGCGGGCCATGGTGCTGGCGCTCGCCGCGCAGGCCGGCTGCCTGGTCGTCATCGGTGGCGTCGCGCACCCGGCGGCGACGGCGGCCGCGCTGGCCGTGTTCGGGGTGGCCGGCATGGTGATCAACGTGCATCTCGTGACGCTCACCCAGCAGCGCACACCCGACGAGCTGCTCGGGCGGGTCAGCTCCGCCCAGCGCACGCTCGGCACCGTCGGCGCGCCCGCCGGAGCCCTGGTGTTCGGCGCGCTGGCCGAGGCCACCGAGGTCAACGTGCCGGCGCTCGTGGGCGCGGCCGTCATGGCGGTGTCGGCGCTGGTCGTCCTCCACGCCACCCGTGCCGACCCGACGACACCATCGACGACACCATGA